The proteins below are encoded in one region of Engraulis encrasicolus isolate BLACKSEA-1 chromosome 1, IST_EnEncr_1.0, whole genome shotgun sequence:
- the LOC134445871 gene encoding tripartite motif-containing protein 16-like: MAEVISTKQDLFMCSICLDLLKDPVTLSCGHNYCSGCINGCWDQEDQKGVYSCPQCRKTFTTRPVLNKNNVIAELVEEMRKTRPTNIQSDATADHGDVECDICSEGKLKALKSCLDCLLSYCETHYKAHNDLNPGRNHSIIDATGQLQERVCSLHKKALDIFCCADQSCICYFCLMEEHKGHDTVSVATEWSNKKEGLGEIQTRCQQTIQKREKEVQELRRAVDTLKSSAQSAVEHSDQMFDDIIRSVERRRSEVTELIRAQEKAEVSRAEGLLKQLEQEISELKKRVAEMEQLSHTQDPIHFLKNVGSISDIPASTIPANMVLSHPYLSFEPVKTSVSELKTQLEEKLDSVFKQEAAKISAADCCQFTLDPNTAKRNLHLSEGNRRVERRDDAPQSYPDHPERFDDRWPQVLCREGVSGRCYWEVEWSGDLVNIAVAYKTISRKGNYDESWFGKNKKSWRLTVIPTLTQFSHNNNHRKLPLVASSRVGVYVDHRAGTLAFYSISDTMMTLLHKVQTTFSHTLYPGFGLQNGSSVKLL, translated from the exons ATGGCAGAGGTGATATCAACTAAACAAGACCTTTTTATGTGCTCCATTTGCTTGGATCTACTGAAAGATCCAGTGACTCTCAGCTGTGGACACAACTACTGTTCGGGCTGCATTAACGGCTGTTGGGATCAGGAAGATCAGAAGGGAGTCTACAGCTGTCCCCAGTGTAGAAAGACTTTCACTACGAGGccggttttgaacaaaaacaatgtTATTGCTGAACTTGTGGAAGAAATGAGGAAGACAAGACCTACAAATATTCAGTCTGATGCTACCGCTGACcatggagatgtggagtgtgataTCTGCTCCGAGGGAAAACTGAAGGCTCTGAAGTCCTGTCTTGATTGTCTGTTGTCTTATTGTGAAACTCACTACAAGGCTCATAATGACCTTAACCCAGGTAGAAATCACTCGATAATCGACGCCACTGGACAGCTACAGGAAAGGGTTTGCTCCCTTCATAAGAAAGCTCTTGACATATTTTGTTGTGCTGATCAGAGTTGTATTTGTTATTTTTGCCTGATGGAGGAGCATAAAGGCCATGACACTGTCTCTGTTGCAACAGAGTGGAGCAATAAAAAG GAAGGATTGGGTGAGATCCAGACGAGATGCCAGCAGACAatccagaagagagagaaggaggttcaGGAGCTGAGGAGAGCAGTTGACACTCTGAAG AGCTCAGCACAGTCTGCAGTGGAACACAGTGACCagatgtttgatgacatcattcgCTCTGttgagagaaggcgctctgaggtgacagagctgatcagagctcaggagaaggctgaggtgagtcgagctgaaggactTCTGAAACAGCTGGAGCAGGAGATCTCTGAGCTGAAGAAGAGAGTTGCTGAGATGGagcagctttcacacacacaggatcccaTACATTTCCTCAAG AATGTAGGGTCCATCTCTGATATTCCTGCCAGTACAATTCCAGCCAACATGGTCCTcagccacccttacctctcctttgAGCCGGTGAAAACATCTGTCTCTGAACTGAAgacgcagctggaggagaaattagacTCAGTCTTCAAACAGGAAGcagccaaaatatctgcagcag ATTGCTGTCAGTTCACACTGgatccaaacactgcaaaaagaaatctccatctgtctgaggggaacaggagggtggagaggagagatgatgccCCCCAGTCATATCCAGATcatccagagagatttgatgaCAGGTGGCCGCAGGtgttgtgtagagagggtgtgtctggacgctgctactgggaaGTTGAGTGGAGTGGTGACTTGGTTAATATAGCTGTGGCATATAAAACCATCAGCAGAAAAGGAAACTATGATGAAAGCTGGTTTGGAAAGAATAAGAAGTCCTGGAGACTTACTGTCATACCAACACTTACACAGTTCAGCCACAATAATAATCACcgtaaactccctctagtggccagctccagagtaggagtgtatgtggaccacagggcagggactctggccttctacagcatctctgacaCCATGATGACACTCCTGCACAAAGTCCAgaccacattctctcacacactctaccctgggtttgggTTACAAAATGGATCATCAGTGAAGCTCTTGTGA
- the LOC134447914 gene encoding tripartite motif-containing protein 16-like gives MTEATSSKQDLFTCSICLDLLNDPVTLNCGHNYCSGCINGCWDQEDQKGVYSSCPQCRQTFTTRPNLNKNNVIAELVEEMRRSRPATQSGDPADDGDVECDICSGRKLKAVKSCLDCVLSYCETHFEAHNELHPRRSHTVIGATDQLEEMICSRHKKALDIFCRTDQSCICYFCLMEEHKAHDTVSAATEWINKKEGLGEIQMRFQQTIQKKEKEVQELRRAVETLKTSAQSAVEHSDLMFDDIIRSVERRRSEVTELIRAQEKAEVSRAEGLLEQLEQEISELKKRVAEMEQLSHTQDPIHFLKNVGSISDIPDSIIPTSLTVNSILSFESVKTSLSELKSQLEEKLDSIFKQELLTVSAAVSGVQAVVTEPVTREDFLQYYCNFNLDPNTANRYLHLSEGNRRVERRAEAPQSYPDHPERFDDDWRQVLCREGVSGRCYWEVEWSGETWVNVSVSYKTISRKGKQDDCWFGENNQSWRLSVKPRETWFVHNKDPTKLPLVASSRVGVYVDHRAGTLAFYSISDTMMTLLHKVQTTFSHTLYPGFGLYNGSSVKLL, from the exons ATGACAGAAGCGACGTCAAGTAAACAAGATCTTTTTACGTGTTCTATTTGCTTGGATCTTCTGAATGATCCAGTGACTCTCAACTGTGGACACAATTACTGTTCGGGCTGCATTAACGGCTGTTGGGATCAGGAAGATCAGAAGGGAGTCTACAGTAGCTGTCCCCAGTGTAGACAGACATTCACTACGAGAccaaatctgaacaaaaataaTGTTATTGCCGAACTTGTGGAAGAAATGAGGAGGTCTAGACCTGCAACTCAGTCTGGGGATCCTGCGGACgatggagatgtggagtgtgataTTTGCTCCGGGAGAAAACTCAAGGCTGTGAAGTCCTGTCTGGATTGTGTGCTGTCATATTGTGAAACTCACTTTGAAGCTCACAATGAACTTCACCCGCGCAGAAGTCACACAGTAATCGGCGCCACTGATCAGCTAGAGGAAATGATTTGCTCTCGTCATAAGAAAGCTCTTGACATATTTTGTCGCACTGATCAGAGTTGTATCTGTTATTTTTGCCTGATGGAGGAGCATAAAGCCCATGACACTGTCTCTGCTGCAACAGAGTGGATCAATAAAAAG GAAGGATTGGGCGAGATCCAGATGAGATTCCAGCAGACAATccagaagaaagagaaggaggttcAGGAGCTGAGGAGAGCAGTTGAGACTCTGAAG ACTTCAGCACAGTCTGCAGTGGAACACAGTGACTtgatgtttgatgacatcattcgCTCTGttgagagaaggcgctctgaggtaactgagctgatcagagctcaggagaaggctgaggttaGTCGGGCTGAAGGACTCCTGGAACAACTGGAGCAGGAGATCTCTGAGCTGAAGAAGAGAGTTGCTGAGATGGagcagctttcacacacacaggaccccaTACATTTCCTCAAG AATGTAGGGTCCATCTCTGATATTCCTGACAGTATAATTCCAACCAGCCTGACTGTCAACTCCATCCTTTCCTTTGAGTCGGTGAAAACATCTCTCTCTGAACTGAAGtcgcagctggaggagaaattagacTCAATCTTCAAGCAGGAATTACTCACAGtatctgcagcag TGTCTGGAGTACAGGCTGTTGTtactgaaccagtgaccagagaggacttcttgcagt ATTACTGCAATTTCAACCTGGATCCAAACACTGCAAACAGatacctccatctgtctgaggggaacaggagggtggagaggagagctgaggccCCCCAGTCATATCCAGATcatccagagagatttgatgaTGATTGGcggcaggtgctgtgtagagagggtgtttctggacgctgctactgggaaGTTGAGTGGAGTGGTGAGACGTGGGTTAATGTATCAGTATCATATAAaaccatcagcaggaaaggaaaaCAAGATGATTGCTGGTTTGGAGAAAATAATCAGTCCTGGAGACTATCTGTCAAGCCCAGAGAGACATGGTTTGTCCACAATAAAGACCccactaaactccctctagtggccagctccagagtaggagtgtatgtggaccacagggcagggactctggccttctacagcatctctgacaCCATGATGACACTCCTGCACAAAGTCCAGACcacattctctcacactctctaccCAGGGTTTGGGTTATACAATGGATCATCAGTGAAGCTCTTGTGA